The uncultured Paludibaculum sp. sequence TGGCCTCCTATGCCCTGGCCGAAAAGATCATGGTGCTGGCGAAATCCATCGCCGCGCTGCAACTCGCCAGCTTGAACCCCTATGCACTGCTGGCGGTCGGCGTCCTGGGTGCTGGCTTTGCGGTCTACACGACCTGGAAAGACACCCAGGATCAGTTGCAGGCACGCTATGACGACATGCGGCAGCAGGCTCTCCGCGATGATTTGATTCACGGCAGGACCAACGTCGATGCCCTCCGCAAGCAGGGGATGACCGACGACAAGATCCGGGAACTCGTCACGGGCAAGCGGTGGCTGCCGGGAGAGCAGCCTTTCGAGTATGACGGCCCCAAACTGACCATCAAGACGTCCAATGAGCCGGACCTTGAAGCGCTGAATCGGGCGGCCGACATCCGAAAGCGGCAGATGGAGGTCGAACGAGACAGTTTGCAGGCTGTGGCCGAGGCGCGCCGGCGTGGCCTGACCGGATTCGCTCGGGACATGGCCGAGGTCCAGGAGCAAGTGCGGAAGTGGACCACCTTCGTCGATGAGCGCGGCAACGAGCAGCGCATCTCGCTTACCCGGAAGGCGTGGGAGAACGTCATTGCCGAGCTGCGCGTCCGCCTGAGCAACTGGCAGAAGGAAGTGCAGGAGACGACGAAGAAGCAGCTGGCCGAGTATCTGGCAGCCGAAGAGGAAGCCGCCCGCCGGCGGTTGGAACTGGAAGCCCAGGTGTACGGTCAGCGTCTGGCCAACAACGAGGAGATTGCCAAGCGAAACCTGGATCACCTCGGGCAGATGCTTGGGATTGAGGAGCAGAGGGCCGGTCTGACCCGCGACGCGCAGCTCCGCGCGGTCGAGGCCGTCGATGCCCAGACGCTCGAGCAAAAGGTCGCGGTCGAACAGCGGAAGGCCTCGATCGAGATCGAGTACATCACGCGGGTCCATGAGATCCGTATGCGGTTGTTCGATCTCGAAACGTCGCGGATGGTGATCGAGGAAGAGGCGACGCTGAAGCGGCTGGGCTACCGCGCCGACGAAATCCAGGCGCGGATTGCGGAACTCACCGGGCAACGCGACGAGATCCGACGCTTCCAGCAGGAGGCCGCGGATGCTTCGGTCCAGGGCGCCAAAGAGAATGCGGCGAACCGCCAGGCGCAGTTGGTGCGCGACCAGAACCAGCGGATCTTCGAGTCCTTCAAACGACAAGCGGAAGGTGTGTTCGATGCACTGCTCACGAAATCGCAGTCCATCTGGTCCGCCATCGGCAACTCGCTCAAAACCGCCCTGCTGACCGCCATCAAGGATGTGGTGAGTTCGCGCGTGGCCGCCTTGCTGATGCAGTTGTTCACAGGCCAGAAGGTATCTTTCGCTCAACAGTCCGCGGGCGGTGGCGGGATCCTTGGCGGCCTCGGTGGAATGCTCGGCATTGGGGCGACGCCCGTCTTTGGTGGAGGCGGCATGCCTGGGGCGACGCCACCGTTTGTTCCCAGCGGGAATCCGGGCGCGGGCAGCGTGTTTTCCAAGGCTGGCTGGGCTGGCTCGCTCGCGAACCTGAAGTCGTTTGCGGGCATCGGCGGCAGCGTGCAGTTGGCGCCCGGTGTCGCGACAACGTGGGAAGCCGCTACCGCAGGCCAGAAGCTATCGGCCATCGGCAAGTCCAACGCCGCGCTGATGGGCGGAGCCATGCTCGCCATGTACGGGCTCCAGCGGGGCGGCGTGTCGGGACTGGCCATGACCACCGCTGGCGGAGCGCTGATCGGCTACAAATTCGGCGGCCCGGTCGGTGCGGCAATCGGCGCCGGCATTGGCGCTGTGGCCGGCCTGGTGCGGCTGTTCATTAAAGGGGCGCAGGAGAAGGCGCGGGAGAAGATCAAGGCGACCTACGGCGTCGATATCAGCGATAAGGGCGTGCTGAAACAGATCGTGGACATCGCCAAGCAGGGCTTCGGCGGCAACCTCGACATGGCCATCCGGAGCCAGCAAATCCGTGACCTGGTCGAGCTGTATGCCCTGTCGACGGGCCAAGGGACGTCAGGGCTGCCAGCGACGATGCGCCCAGTGTCGCTGCTCCAGCAGGGAGGGAGCCTGTTCCAGCAGAGTTCTGGCGGGCTCACGCTGGACCGGATTGGTGGCGGTGCGCCATCCGGGGCGGCTCCCACAGTGATCAACATCACCGTGCCGGGTGCCAAGGAGTTCTTCGAGAAGGAAACGGTGCGGGTGGTTGTAGAGAATCCGCGCGCGGTGCAGTCCGCAACGATGGCAGCCACCAAGCAGAATGCCGGCCGGCGCGAGATGACGGGACTGCAACTCAGTCCGGGATTGATCGTGTCATGAACCGCCAGGAGCTCATCGAGAAGATCGCCCGCGCAATCGCGGAGATGGAAGGGTTCTATGTCACAACGGCACACCCGACCCTTGCCCAGCGAAACGCGAATCCCGGAAACATCCGCCAGTGGCGGGACGGACGCGGCAGGGCGTATCCCACTCATCGCGGGTACGTCGACTTCGTCGCGTGGGCTTCCGCTCGGTTTCCCGGCTCCTCGCGCGAGGAAATGAGCCGTAAGGCGATCGACGAGGGCTGGCGCATCCTGCGCGTGTTGGTGGGCCAGTACCTCGACGGTCGCTACACGCAGGGCGTGCCGCCCACGGCAGAGGAGATGTTTCGCGTGTATGCGCCTTCTGCCGATGGCAACCATCCGGCCAACTACGCGCGGTTCGTGGCTGACAGAGTCGGCGTGCGCTTTGGTCAGCGACTGATCGACATGGTGACCGCCTAATGCCCGGCTCAGTCCAGAACGCCGCTCCGGCAACGGTCCTACCGCACAGCCTGTGCCGCGCATTCGCCCACGAGCGCGGCTATTTGTGGAGATTGCGCAAAACGCATACAGGTGATTCACAACCCCACGTGCTACTGGTCGGGTATTCAGTCGATTCACCGTCTGGCGGCCTAGCCAGCCGTCATTTCGTAGCGAATTTGAAGAACCTCTCGGTCTCGAACGCCGGACTCCCGAAGGGTGGTTGTGCCATCTAACCTTCTGTCTTGTGTCTTGCTGAAAAGGTGCCCAACGAGCGGGCGTCCATCCGACAGGGTAGTCGGCAAACCGAGCTTCTCATGCAGCCTGGGTAAGAGCCGTTCGACTCGAATATCAAGTGGAAGTTCACAGGTGTACCGGGAGCCTTCGCAGGTGATTTCGATCGTAACTGTGATCGTTTCGGTTTGAGGCGATGAAACACCGATCTCTGAGTCAACTGCGGCTCCCTTCTCGCCATCCGGCCCGTCGCCCCGCCTCCCACGTGTCATTGGAGCTGGCTTGAGGGTCTGAACTATCTCTGCCAAATTTGATTCAAGAATTGATTGGAGCTCCTTGGCGGTCTGGGTATACTGAGTCGCCTCATCGTCGCTGTCGCGATAGACCCAAGGGTCTGCAACGTCGCCTTCGAGTCCGAAGTAGGGCTTCAGGACATGGATCTTGCTCCAATCTGCACTGGCTTGTTGAGCAGAAAGCGCCTTCTGCAAAACGCCATGGAGGCTGTGGTCCATTAACAGGATCAAGTCAGCCTCTGCCACAAGCTTCGGACTGAGCCGAACGGCGCGGTGATCGGAAAGGAGATCCTTGCCGAACAAAGTCCGGATGGCCTGCCGCGCGCCCGGGGATGCTCCGGGTAGGCTCGGCTCATATCCGGCGGCCGATAGGACACGGAGCCGATACTCTGGAGGGTTGCTCTCCAATAAATGCTGTGCTATCGCCTTTGCCATTGCGCATCGGCAAGTGCCCCCAGCGCTGACAAAAATCAGAAGGCGTTCGTCGGGCCGCTTCGCAATTCCAATATTAGCCAACCACCTCCGAACCTGATGCTCGATGGTCTCCTGGATGTGAAAGGCGTCGAATTCGGAGTACAGATAGCCCGACAAATCTGTCTGGAGCGCAGGAAGACGCCTCTCCTTGAGCAGGAGGCACTTTTTCCCCTGGCCGCGCATGTAGCCGAGTTCCAGGCTGACATTAGGGTTGATGTCCCGTTCGTCGATTTGCTCGAACACAGCGATGCCGAAACCACAAGCATTCATACAGGCTTCGACGTTGTCCCACAGCTGAGGTAGATAATCGCACTCGTCAGCCCGAACAAGGTTCAGCGAGTACTCAGCCAGAACGGTCGCGATTGTCTGCCCTATTTGGCTGTGGTGCTCCGTGGGTCTGAACCGCATCATCAGGAACACATTCGATCTAGGGTTGGGGTACCTCAGCAGTACAGGGTTCGCCATGCTGTTCATGAGAATCTGACCAAACAAGATCATACCCCAGTGCTACCAGATCAAGGCATGTCAACAGTGCATTCTCCATTCGAACTCTCGCTGCTGGCGTCAGATGCCAGTCATCCCGCGAGCCATGCGCGAGTCGTCGCGGTGAAGCTCGGCGCGCGCCCGAACCAGCGACTGCTCGACTTGGTGAATGCCTGATGCCCGGCTCGGTCTTGAACGCCGCTCCGGCTACCGTCCTGCCGAACAGCCTGTGCCGCGCATTTGTACATGAGCGAGGGTATCCAGTCCTCGATAACGAGTACCGCAACGGAGAATCGCAGCGATCGGCCCAGGCTTCGAACAGCCGGAAGCGTTGGCGTCTCGCGAAACGGCTGACGCCTGCGCAGCTCGCAGCACTCCGCGATTTCTACGACGCCCGCAAGGGCCCGATCGAACCGTTCTACTTCTACGACCCGTATGAGACGAACCCGAAGTTCTCGCACGATCCGACCGGCCAGGATGTCGCCGGCCGCTACTCCGTCCGCTTTGCCGGCGAGTGGAGCCAGACGGTCTCCCTCGGCCGCGCGGACGTTTCCATTGAACTGATCGAGGTGGCCTGAACATGCCCGGCAAATCGCAAGCTCACACTGACGCCGTTCTGAACGTCTTGCGCGGGACGACGCTCAATGGCGTGTCGCCCTACGTGGGTCTGTTCTCCGCGGCGCCCGCCAATGACGCCGCCGCAGGCACGGAGCTCGCCGGAAACGGCTACCAACGCCAGGCTGCCACGTTCGGCGCGCCAGCAACCGACACCGGCAACGTGCGGAAGCTCGTCAACACGAACAACATCTCCTTCGGACCGGCCACGGCAGCCTGGCTCCAGGCGGTCGCCTTCGGCATCTTCGACGCGCAGACGAACGGCGCCCTCCTCTATTGGGACGTGCTGCCGACACCCAAGACGGTGGAACAGGACGACTACGGGCAGTTCGCGCCAGGCGCGTTGGTCGTGAAGGAAGACTGACATGCCCGACAACATCGACATTTCACCCGGCGCAGGTGCGACGGTCGCCACCGACCAGGTTGTCAGCGGGCGACACTACCAGCGGGTGAAGCTCTCCGACGGTGCCGAGGGATCGGAGAGCCACGCCAGCGTACGCGCCGACGGCACGCAGGAGGTTAGCCTCTCCGACCTGAACGCCGCCCTGTACGCGATCCTGGAGGCCATCACGCGCCCGATGTCGCAGGATCCTGGCACCGGCCGTCAGCGCGTACTCCTCGACGCCATCACGGCCAGCCTCACCCTCGCGACTGTCTCCACCGTGACGACGGTCAGTACCGTGACGAACCAAACCCAGATGGGCGGCTTCCCCATCCTGGACGTGCTCCTGAAACCCACCGACCGCAATCTGTGGAACAACTCCGTGCGACAGAGGATCATCTGATGCCCACGACTCTCGGCTTCAAGCCGCTCATCGACCTTCCGGAGTGGCGGCCCATCGCCAACGCTCCAGCGGCATCCGGCGCGGGCACGCAGTTGGTGGCCGGGCTCCGCAACAACAGCGACCGCGGAGCGTACGTGTTTCTGCTGGCGAGCAATACCGGCTTGCACGCCTACGATGTCGAAGACGACGACTGGTTCACGCTCGCATCACCCGCCCTGGCCGGCACATTCGGCGCGGGTGCCGGGGCGGTGATGATGCCCACGCAGGGGCCGCGCGGAACGTTGGCTGCCGGAGCCACAACCTCGAGCGTCGTCCTGAACACCGCGCTTCCCGCCGCCGTTGCGCCGAATCAACTGGCGAACAAGGGCAACAGCAACGGCCACAAGATCCGGATCATCGGCAACAGCGCCGGCGGATCGGGGAAGACTGAGGAACGCTACATCATCGGCAACACCGGCGGTACCACTCCGACACTGTACTTGGACTCGCCCCTGTCCTTCACGCCTGCCGCCGGTGATGCCTACGAGATCCTCTCGGGACGCCTGTACCTGCTGGGTGCTGGCACGCTGGCGGCTGGCGTCTGGAAGTACTACGACCTCGCCACCAACTCGTTTTCCGGCAACCTCGCGACAACGAACCTGCCCGCCACCATCAACACCGACTCCAGCTTCGTCGGGCTGGACGAGTCCTACGTGCCCTTCGATGCGAATCCCGGTGACGGCTACTTCGGCCAGTTGACGGCGACGGCAGCCACGGCGAGTACGATCACAGGCCAGGCGGCCAACGGCGATGCCTCAGTGCTCGCCAACGAATATCGGAACTTCCAGATCCGGATCGTCCAGGACACGGTGAACCCGACAGCCGTGGGTCAGCGCCGCAACATCGCCTCTCACACGGCGGGCCCTTCGGCGGTCTACACGGTATCGGGCAACTGGACGGTGACGCCGTCGTCGAGCGCGGTCTTCGTCATCGAGAACAACGGCGATCGCATCCTGCTCTGGTCTTCGGCAAACGCGAACACTTTCACCTACAACATCACGGCGAATGCCTGGGACACGTCGACGTTTGGCGCGCGTCCCGCCGCCATGGGCGCGGGTTGCGTATCGTGCGCATCGTTCTTCATGCGGCCCGATGCGGCGAAGCAGGCCCGCCACAGTTACATCTTCAGCTTCCGCGGCGGTAACGTCGCCACGCTGGACCTGTTTGACATCGCGGGCGGCGCCAACGGCCTGTGGACCGGAGCGATCGCCTATGGGGGGTCCGGCGGCGTGTTGTTCACCACCGGCAGCACCATCACCCCGGATCCTTACACCGGGAATGGGCGCTTCGCATTCGTCAGCTACAACGGCGGCCAGCGCTGTCTGAAGTTCGATGTGAAGAACCGGGTCCTCAGCCCGGCATTCTACATGCGCTACCCACAGGGAACGGCAGCGGTGGGACAGCGCATGGCGACGGCTATGTTCGTGGACGGAGCGACGAAGCTCGTGTTCATCCTCCTGCAGCGCATGGGCGGCGCGGAGGTCTTCGAGATGGCAGTCCAGAAGTAGGATCCGATGTCACTCCTTCTGCTGTTCCGACGCGGGGCGAGAGTCAACGCACTGGAAGGGGTGCTATGCGGACAGGCAGCCGGCAATGGCAGCTTCATGGTTGTGCGGCGCCTGGCGGGGCCTGCGATCGGGTTGGCTGAAGCGCGCGGCACGCTGGTGCGACGGCGGGCATTCGCAGGCGCAGGTGATGGCCTGGGCAACACCACCGGCTCCCTGGCGGCAGTTCGGACCATCTCGGCCCACGCTACTGCGACTGCGCAGGTTTCCGCGCACCTGACTGCGCTTCGTGGGCTCCATGGCCTCGCAGCAGGGCTGGCCACCCTGGGCGCACAGTTGGCCCGTGTGCGACCGCTGGCCGCCCAGGCGACGGGTGCGTCGTTCCTGCTGGGCCCGCTCAGCGGCGTGCGGGGCCTGTCGGGGGCCGCCGCCGGTTGGGCGCAGGCCCTCGCTGCCTTCTTGTCCGCCGAACTCACGCCAGCACACCGGAGATTCTCTGTCCGGCGAGAGTCACGGACGCTGGTCGTGGACTTCGAGTTTCGCAGCGTCGTCGTCCGGCGCGAGCAGCGAGAGCTGGCCGCAGGCAGGGAGGATCGCACCCTCGCTGTGCAGGTGGAGACCCGGAGTATCGACGCATGATATTCGCCAAAGACCCCCATGCCGTCCTCGACTATTCAGTGGACTGGACCCGGTGGCTCGCCGGCGACGAGATCGCCACCAGCGAGTGGATCGTGGCGGCCGGCATCACCAAGGCCAGCGAGACCAACTCGCCCACGAAGGCGACGGTGTGGCTTTCGGCCGGCGAGGCGGGGCAGAGCTATTCGGTGACCAACCGGATCACGACGACCGGTGGCCGCACCGAGGACCGCTCATTCATGGTCCGCGTCGAGGAGCGCTGATTCGTGCCTGACTACATCGGCAACATCGTGGTTCCGGAGATCGTGCCGTCAGGAGTGTTTCCGCTCGTACCGGACTACCCGCACGGCCGCGCGCAGGCGCACGAGGTTGTCGTGCACCAGTTCGGCTCCGGCAACGCGAAGATCGAACAGCGATTCTTGCTCGGTACGGGCGCCAAGCGGTTCACCGTTCGCAGAGCCTGGCTGCGCGATCCTGACCGAATCGCCCTGCGCAACTTCTGGGAGACGAAGTACGGTCCGTACGGCGCGTTCACCTACAACGCGCCTAACGACGACGGCCTGGGCACCACGGCTTACACCTGCCGCTTCGCCAACGAGCCGCTCTCCTGGGAGATGCTTACCGACGCCGTGTGCGCACTCGGCGTCACCCTCATCGAGATCCCGTCCTCGTCACCCGCGTATACGCTGAATCAGACGGTCGCGCGCTTCCCGCCGCAAACGCTCAAGGATGCCTTGCTGTCGCAGGTCCAGCAGATCATCCCGCTCGTCAAGATCCAGCCGCTTGAGCCGGGGTATCCCGCAATTCATCTGTCCGACCGCCGCTGTACGGTGGGCGGCCAACTCTACCGGGAACGCCTGCTGGAGTTCGACGGCATCTCGCAGGGAATGGGCAACGAGGCCGACGAGGCGCAGTTCTCGTTCGGCAACGCCGACCGCGTCATGCGCGACCTGGCCAACGACGTCGACCTGTACCGAGCCGCCCTCGAGTTCTCCCTCTTCCACGTCGGCACTGGCATCAAGGTCGATCTCTGGAGGGGCGAGATCGTCAATTGGGCCTGCGACGCCGGCCCGGAGTTCCGCGTCACCGCAGCGGACGGACTGTACGAACTGAATCTGCCGTATCCCACGCGCAAAATCTCTCGCACTTGCTGGAAGCCCTTCAAGTCCCAGGCCTGCCCATACTCGACTGGCGGCGCTCTCGACTTGGTCCACTTCCCGAACGCCGACGCGTCGAAGTGCGACAAGGGCTACGAGACCGAGAACGGCTGCCTGGCGCACGGCATGAAGCGCTATTACGGCGGCATCCTCGCGGAACCGCAGAGTGTCCGCATCAAAGACAACTCCACCGGAACCTGGGGCTTCGGACGCTCGCCGCTCACCAGCGTTTCGCTCGTGGCCGATTCCATCTACGACCAGGTCCTGCCGGAGATCTACACCGACTCCGCCATGCCGGTGAACTGCAAGATCGCCGCCGGGCGTGACGAGAGCGATTTCTACGAGGCGCTGGGCATCGTCGGGGAAGGCCCGCTGGTAGCCTTTGGCAGTGGCCATAAGCTCGACGGCCAGTACCACCACGGCTACCCCGGCAATTTCGGATTGCGCCAGGTGCTCGGCTCTGATCCGGCCGGCGCGCAGGACTGGTTCTCGCTCGACCACTCCGGCAATCAGACCGGCGGCGACTGGCGCAAGGTCTTCGCCGGCAACTCCACATACAAGGACAACTTCGCCGCGGGCACGGCATTTCTGGTGATCCGGCGCTCCGACGCC is a genomic window containing:
- a CDS encoding EsaB/YukD family protein, translated to MILFGQILMNSMANPVLLRYPNPRSNVFLMMRFRPTEHHSQIGQTIATVLAEYSLNLVRADECDYLPQLWDNVEACMNACGFGIAVFEQIDERDINPNVSLELGYMRGQGKKCLLLKERRLPALQTDLSGYLYSEFDAFHIQETIEHQVRRWLANIGIAKRPDERLLIFVSAGGTCRCAMAKAIAQHLLESNPPEYRLRVLSAAGYEPSLPGASPGARQAIRTLFGKDLLSDHRAVRLSPKLVAEADLILLMDHSLHGVLQKALSAQQASADWSKIHVLKPYFGLEGDVADPWVYRDSDDEATQYTQTAKELQSILESNLAEIVQTLKPAPMTRGRRGDGPDGEKGAAVDSEIGVSSPQTETITVTIEITCEGSRYTCELPLDIRVERLLPRLHEKLGLPTTLSDGRPLVGHLFSKTQDRRLDGTTTLRESGVRDREVLQIRYEMTAG